CGCCTCACCATGGCGCGCACCGGCATCGTCGACCCGCGCTCGTTCGAGGACTACCAGGCCCATGGCGGCCTCGAAGGCCTGCGCAAGGCGATCGAGATCGGCCCGGCCGCCATCGTCGAGGCCGTCACCCAGTCGGGCCTGCGCGGACGCGGCGGCGCCGGCTTTCCCACCGGCATCAAGTGGAAGACGGTGGCCGACGCCAAGGCCGACCGCAAATATATCGTCTGCAACGCCGACGAGGGCGACAGCGGCACCTTCGCCGACCGCATGCTGATGGAGGGCGACCCCTTCTGCCTGATCGAGGGCATGGCCATCGCCGGCATCGCCACCGGCGCGACCAAGGGCTTCGTCTATATCCGCTCCGAATATCCCCACGCCGTCGCCGCCATGGAAGCGGCCATGACAGCGGCGCGGCGCGGCGGGATGCTCGGCCGGGCCGTGCTCGGCTCGGCCCATGCCTTCGACATGGAGGTCCGGGTCGGCGCCGGCGCCTATGTCTGCGGCGAGGAGACCTCGCTCCTGCAGAGCCTGGAGGGCAAGCGCGGCACCGTGCGGGCCAAGCCGCCGCTGCCCGCCCACAAGGGCCTGTTCGCGCGGCCGACGGTGATCAACAACGTGCTGTCGCTGGCGACCGTGCCGATCGTCCTCGCCCGCGGCGCCGCCTTCTACCGCGACTTCGGCATGGGCCGCTCGCGCGGCACCATGCCGATCCAGCTCGCCGGCAATATCCGCTACGGCGGGCTCGCCGAGGTCGCCTTCGGCGTCACCCTCGGCGAGCTGGTCGACGATATCGGCGGCGGCACGCTCTCCGGCCGGCCGGTGCGCGCCGTCCAGGTCGGCGGCCCGCTCGGCGCCTATTTCCCGCGCGCCCTGTTCGACACGCCGTTCGATTATGAATCCTTCGCCGCCCGCGACGGCCTGATCGGCCATGGCGGCATCGTGGTGTTCGACGACACCGTCGACATGAAGCGCCAGGCGCGCTTCGCCATGGAATTCTGCAGCATCGAGTCCTGCGGCAAATGCACGCCCTGCCGCATCGGCGCCATCCGCGGCGCCGAGACCATCGACAAGATCATCGCCGGCCAGGACGTGGCGCGCAATATCGCCGTGGTCGAGGACCTCTGCCAGACCATGAAGTTCGGCTCGCTCTGCGCTCTCGGCGGCTTCACGCCCTATCCCGTCCTGTCGGCCATCCGGCATTTCCCCGAGGATTTCGACGTCACCCCGCACCGGGTGGCAGCGGAATGATGGCGATGGCCGGCATCCCGCCCTATATTGAGGGAAGCAAGGCCCCGGGCCTCGCCTCCCGTGCGACGAGGGGAGCGGACGGCCGGAGCGCCGCCGCGGCGGCCGCGATCGTCCCGATGCCCTCCGCCCACCGTCCATGGCAGGATCGCCGGTCCTGGCGCCGTGACGAAGCCGATACCCGCCCTTGCCTGCTGAGGTGACCGCTATGTCTCTCGTTCACGAAACCGACTACGGCACGCCTCTCTCGAAGTCCGAGAAGATGGTGTCGCTCACCATCGACGGCGTCGCGGTCTCCGTGCCCGAGGGCAC
This portion of the Labrys wisconsinensis genome encodes:
- a CDS encoding formate dehydrogenase beta subunit; the encoded protein is MSLHLTIPRDAGALAVGADEVAAALQVAAMARGLELTVTRTGSRGLYWLEPLVEVVTEAGRIGYGPVTPDDAEGLIEALAGDGAHRLRVGRPEDLPFLKRQTRLTMARTGIVDPRSFEDYQAHGGLEGLRKAIEIGPAAIVEAVTQSGLRGRGGAGFPTGIKWKTVADAKADRKYIVCNADEGDSGTFADRMLMEGDPFCLIEGMAIAGIATGATKGFVYIRSEYPHAVAAMEAAMTAARRGGMLGRAVLGSAHAFDMEVRVGAGAYVCGEETSLLQSLEGKRGTVRAKPPLPAHKGLFARPTVINNVLSLATVPIVLARGAAFYRDFGMGRSRGTMPIQLAGNIRYGGLAEVAFGVTLGELVDDIGGGTLSGRPVRAVQVGGPLGAYFPRALFDTPFDYESFAARDGLIGHGGIVVFDDTVDMKRQARFAMEFCSIESCGKCTPCRIGAIRGAETIDKIIAGQDVARNIAVVEDLCQTMKFGSLCALGGFTPYPVLSAIRHFPEDFDVTPHRVAAE